In the genome of Microbacterium endophyticum, one region contains:
- a CDS encoding glycosyltransferase: MNRLREMSRHLRRLPVVRHALEKSDPRRRIARIIAAGIVDPVLYAAQLGVDEMSTAEAAKHYIRWGYRHGYAVNILIDNFVLKQNMPGTPRPLAYDYIASAEWNTPVSPVWDPASYLAEHPEARQHPGGPVGHLWGRVQSDPQNVKIPIQDASGVRTVAWTDLYQDALQAISAWSAARADRRRRRPNSWMKKPTEALPVWDSAKTQPLVSIVMPAWNRSGGVRVAADSVLAQTWTNWELLIVDDGSWDDTAAIAQLLAHRDQRIRFIPRDHSGVSATRNAGIDAARGEYIAFLDSDNEWQPLFLETMVSSMVEEGDTVAFATIELVYEDRVGYRQSEPTHDSLLLGNSVDLNSLVVRADALTAAGNFDTALPRAVDFDLILRLAEKNRIRHIPVLGAIYDNREESADRISTTEPMGWNTYVRLRAQVSWDELREKELLAGTHVIAILNRRDENISHKLKELLLLSEDPSFSVLVAFIAPTREEWMSGAAARLGRPDLDTQLFVERESFSYAVNMCLTKVRRTGTLVLGPRALFDADSVRKLANAAEPTSRRVVIPTNVTPQGVLVGVGSVQPKRGAAPEPILSGHPLSDAKALGTTHKIPALHGESFAMPTADLVKVQGLSPLLYNQFELPALSSALSAEWPDYEFVVRTDVVWRQFENGTPPRVDPMGNLRALTTLMPEALGDAAELYAELGQKLAHWEYLTAADGESRMRPVIHRAIATSSSIPRLRWALKIASPFGPVGETWGDTHFARSLARALERLGQEVVIDYHDAHSRETAYIDDVSLVIRGLDVHVTPTAGINMLWVISHPEMVTRAEASKFDLVFAASDSWARRQSSRWGRTVTPLLQCTDPELFRPTQRTRTQDIVFVGNSRHIARPAVLEPLRAGIPLVVYGGDWEQFISPDSIAATSVPNAEVPALYESASVVLNDHWRDMQREGFMSNRLFDVVAACGRVLSDRVDGIDKVFGKAVATYNSPAELVSILEGDLTAAFPTESEIAETSEYIRREHSFDARARVLIDAAIACRDS; encoded by the coding sequence ATGAACCGACTGCGTGAGATGAGTCGCCACCTTCGCCGTCTTCCCGTCGTGCGACATGCTCTGGAAAAAAGCGATCCACGTCGACGGATCGCGCGAATCATCGCAGCAGGGATCGTTGACCCCGTGCTCTACGCGGCTCAGCTCGGCGTCGATGAAATGAGCACGGCAGAAGCCGCCAAGCATTACATTCGCTGGGGCTATCGGCACGGCTACGCCGTCAATATTCTGATCGACAACTTCGTCCTCAAGCAGAATATGCCTGGCACTCCCCGTCCTCTCGCGTATGACTACATCGCAAGCGCGGAGTGGAACACGCCGGTGAGTCCCGTTTGGGATCCCGCGTCTTATCTGGCAGAGCACCCAGAAGCAAGACAACATCCCGGCGGCCCCGTGGGGCACTTGTGGGGGCGCGTTCAAAGCGACCCGCAGAACGTGAAGATACCCATTCAGGATGCTTCGGGTGTGCGAACTGTCGCGTGGACAGATCTTTACCAGGATGCACTGCAGGCGATTTCAGCGTGGTCGGCCGCGCGAGCGGACCGCCGCCGCCGCCGCCCAAATTCATGGATGAAGAAACCGACTGAAGCACTGCCAGTCTGGGACAGTGCAAAAACGCAGCCCCTGGTATCCATCGTCATGCCGGCATGGAATAGATCTGGCGGGGTGAGAGTCGCGGCAGACTCAGTTCTTGCCCAGACATGGACGAACTGGGAACTCTTAATCGTCGACGACGGCTCGTGGGACGACACCGCGGCTATCGCTCAACTCCTCGCGCATCGAGACCAGCGCATTCGATTCATCCCTCGTGATCACAGCGGCGTGAGCGCGACACGCAACGCAGGCATTGACGCGGCGCGGGGCGAATACATCGCGTTTCTTGACAGCGACAATGAGTGGCAGCCGCTCTTCCTTGAGACGATGGTGTCGTCAATGGTCGAAGAAGGCGACACCGTCGCCTTCGCGACGATCGAGCTGGTGTACGAGGATCGCGTTGGCTATCGGCAAAGTGAGCCAACACATGACAGCTTGCTGCTCGGTAACTCTGTCGATCTGAATTCGCTCGTGGTGCGCGCTGATGCCCTCACCGCGGCCGGAAACTTTGACACTGCCCTGCCACGCGCAGTCGACTTCGACCTCATTCTGCGGCTTGCGGAAAAAAACCGAATTCGGCACATTCCGGTACTCGGGGCTATATACGACAATCGCGAAGAATCTGCTGACCGCATTTCCACGACTGAGCCCATGGGGTGGAACACCTACGTGCGTCTTCGCGCACAAGTCTCCTGGGATGAGCTGCGTGAAAAAGAGCTACTTGCAGGAACTCACGTCATCGCGATCTTGAATCGGCGCGACGAAAACATCAGTCACAAGTTGAAAGAGCTTCTTCTACTTTCCGAGGATCCGTCATTCAGCGTGCTCGTGGCGTTCATCGCTCCCACCCGAGAGGAGTGGATGTCGGGGGCGGCAGCACGTCTCGGACGCCCAGACCTCGACACACAGCTTTTTGTCGAGCGCGAGTCCTTTTCGTACGCAGTGAACATGTGTCTGACGAAGGTGCGCCGAACTGGAACGCTGGTCCTTGGCCCTCGCGCGCTCTTTGATGCCGATTCCGTCCGGAAGCTGGCCAACGCAGCAGAACCGACGTCGCGACGAGTGGTCATACCTACCAACGTCACACCCCAAGGAGTGTTGGTCGGCGTCGGATCGGTGCAGCCCAAGCGCGGCGCGGCGCCCGAGCCGATCCTGTCGGGCCACCCCCTTTCTGACGCCAAGGCTTTAGGGACGACCCACAAGATTCCAGCTCTCCACGGCGAGTCTTTCGCTATGCCGACAGCTGATCTCGTCAAAGTGCAGGGACTTTCGCCACTGCTTTATAACCAGTTCGAGCTGCCTGCCCTTTCGTCGGCGCTGAGTGCAGAGTGGCCTGACTACGAATTCGTCGTCCGAACTGACGTCGTGTGGCGTCAGTTCGAAAACGGCACCCCTCCGCGCGTTGATCCGATGGGTAACCTCAGAGCGCTAACCACTCTCATGCCCGAGGCACTGGGTGATGCTGCTGAACTTTATGCGGAGCTCGGCCAAAAACTCGCGCATTGGGAGTATCTCACCGCTGCAGACGGTGAGTCCCGGATGCGGCCTGTGATCCACCGTGCAATCGCAACCTCGTCGAGTATTCCGCGCCTGCGATGGGCGTTGAAGATCGCCTCGCCCTTCGGGCCGGTGGGCGAAACCTGGGGTGACACACACTTCGCGCGCTCGCTGGCGCGCGCTCTAGAACGCCTAGGACAAGAAGTCGTCATCGATTACCACGATGCACACAGTCGGGAGACCGCGTACATTGACGATGTCAGTCTCGTGATCCGAGGTCTCGACGTGCACGTCACTCCCACCGCGGGGATCAATATGCTCTGGGTCATCAGCCACCCCGAGATGGTCACCCGAGCCGAAGCAAGCAAGTTTGACTTAGTGTTTGCCGCATCGGACTCATGGGCTCGAAGACAATCGAGCCGTTGGGGTCGCACTGTGACACCGCTTCTGCAGTGCACTGATCCAGAACTATTCCGCCCAACACAGCGGACACGAACGCAAGACATCGTTTTCGTGGGCAACAGCAGACACATCGCTCGCCCGGCAGTGCTCGAACCACTGCGGGCAGGCATTCCCCTGGTCGTCTACGGCGGCGACTGGGAGCAGTTCATCTCCCCCGACTCGATCGCAGCGACGAGCGTTCCGAACGCGGAAGTTCCCGCGCTCTACGAATCTGCATCAGTCGTCCTGAACGACCATTGGCGTGATATGCAGCGCGAAGGGTTTATGTCCAACCGCCTATTCGATGTCGTGGCTGCCTGCGGGCGTGTCCTCAGCGACCGTGTCGACGGGATCGACAAGGTATTCGGAAAAGCAGTGGCGACGTACAACTCACCGGCAGAGCTCGTGTCGATCCTCGAGGGCGATCTGACCGCTGCCTTCCCGACCGAATCTGAAATCGCTGAAACCAGCGAGTACATTCGGCGTGAGCACTCGTTCGACGCGCGTGCTCGGGTTCTCATCGACGCGGCGATTGCGTGCCGAGATAGTTGA
- a CDS encoding ArnT family glycosyltransferase, with protein sequence MNSVLRLMQDGGWPAPKSAPMLEGTAVASREAGHPISGEADDPLPSASERSVISDKNQPSSPEQTDWMTQHPPAYYTIVAGTLTALGANEWRWDQLLLGMRLVSAASAALAVPFVAGSVRRITRSRAAGVLGGALLLAIPQYHHVLSLVTNDALATFLGAALMYIVVRAMTKPKRVIALSLVGGAVLGVALLTKGLLLAAIPLVFIGFLVAGWRAYSRPMRRLLPAAVTMALAFAIGGWWWLRNLIVYGVLQPSVFGSGIDEEEPSDAYSLSGFFLRVGERLNETMWGSFRAELDLPVVLTTSASIVAILSIVCALAFSRRRLALAVLLLYPLATMGIITFHAWEIFWDNGTIRGIQGRYLYGGLTALAVSLGMCWTLLFRRVTPWLRAAVAGLIMFAGLCAGIGGWVFGYRVLWSESGVDAMLASGAVTSVAFAIAICVYAIAGLIAVVAVVVCAREKVLSESGPAPVVPQ encoded by the coding sequence ATGAACTCAGTTTTGCGCTTGATGCAAGACGGCGGCTGGCCGGCGCCCAAGTCAGCGCCCATGCTCGAGGGAACGGCAGTCGCGTCGAGGGAGGCAGGGCACCCGATCTCTGGGGAGGCGGACGACCCACTTCCTTCCGCGAGCGAGCGTTCGGTTATTTCCGACAAGAACCAGCCGAGTTCTCCAGAGCAGACCGATTGGATGACCCAGCATCCTCCCGCCTATTACACGATTGTCGCGGGTACGCTCACTGCGCTCGGCGCGAACGAGTGGCGCTGGGACCAACTGCTATTGGGAATGCGACTAGTCTCAGCTGCATCGGCTGCATTGGCCGTGCCTTTTGTCGCGGGCAGCGTGCGGCGGATCACAAGATCCCGGGCTGCAGGCGTACTCGGGGGCGCGCTTCTTCTCGCGATTCCGCAGTATCACCATGTGCTTTCCCTCGTTACCAATGATGCCCTCGCGACTTTTCTTGGTGCTGCGCTCATGTACATCGTGGTTCGAGCGATGACGAAGCCCAAGCGCGTTATCGCGCTTTCACTTGTGGGCGGCGCAGTGCTGGGCGTGGCGCTGCTTACCAAAGGTTTGCTGCTTGCAGCGATACCGCTTGTATTTATCGGTTTCCTCGTCGCTGGTTGGCGGGCCTACTCTCGTCCGATGCGGCGATTGCTCCCGGCTGCTGTGACAATGGCTCTGGCCTTCGCTATCGGAGGCTGGTGGTGGCTCCGAAACCTGATCGTTTACGGTGTTCTTCAACCGAGTGTTTTCGGCAGCGGTATCGACGAAGAAGAGCCATCCGATGCGTACAGTCTGAGTGGCTTCTTCCTGCGAGTCGGGGAGCGCTTAAACGAGACAATGTGGGGCTCTTTCCGAGCGGAACTTGATCTCCCTGTCGTGCTCACGACGTCAGCAAGCATTGTTGCCATCTTGAGTATCGTGTGTGCTCTCGCGTTTTCTCGGAGACGTCTCGCGCTGGCGGTTCTCCTGCTGTACCCACTCGCAACAATGGGAATCATCACTTTCCACGCCTGGGAGATCTTCTGGGACAACGGGACCATTCGCGGGATTCAAGGGAGATATCTCTACGGAGGGCTTACCGCTTTGGCGGTAAGCCTTGGCATGTGTTGGACCCTTCTTTTCCGTCGCGTTACTCCCTGGCTGCGTGCAGCGGTGGCGGGATTGATTATGTTCGCGGGGCTATGCGCGGGTATTGGTGGATGGGTCTTCGGATACAGAGTGCTGTGGTCGGAATCTGGAGTCGACGCCATGCTGGCTAGTGGCGCGGTTACTTCCGTCGCGTTCGCGATTGCGATCTGCGTTTACGCCATTGCTGGTTTGATCGCAGTGGTTGCCGTTGTGGTGTGTGCGCGGGAGAAGGTCTTGTCAGAATCCGGCCCAGCCCCAGTTGTACCTCAGTAG
- a CDS encoding polysaccharide pyruvyl transferase family protein, with amino-acid sequence MTSPNIAIIGSALSGNKGASAMLEAAVQTLSERLDNPSFTLLSMYPEEDAALNPYPNLKIVAANAKQLGVTINSLALAYRVLPFLRGVLRSRSEAIRALSEADVLLDQGGITFTDGREKFLLYNIASILPAINVRTPVFKCAQAVGPFRNPVNRWASRTFLPKVRTLVTRGRITHEYAEGLGLSNIVAGADYAFSLELAGTEATDVSSQIDLTFFEQDVVGVCPSVVLQKKVDARGGDYVSQMVAFIEYLRSEGKHVMLIPHSVRTGTEKTHNNDLPLCRDIHSRLRLGADLLFVDRELTSQQLRFLIGQCSLFVASRFHAMVSSLAMAVPTLVIGWSHKYREVLEMFELEDWAFGHDKLTLKYLTERFSELDSQRVEVKAKLDARLPSVKARSLMQADLISDIVQKTRGARA; translated from the coding sequence ATGACCTCTCCCAATATCGCCATCATTGGCTCTGCGCTGTCGGGGAATAAGGGCGCGTCGGCGATGCTCGAAGCCGCCGTCCAGACACTCTCCGAGCGTCTGGATAACCCGAGCTTCACGTTGCTGAGCATGTATCCCGAAGAGGATGCAGCGCTCAATCCTTACCCGAACCTAAAGATCGTGGCTGCGAATGCAAAGCAGCTCGGTGTGACGATCAATTCGCTCGCGCTCGCGTACCGGGTTCTTCCATTTCTGCGCGGCGTCTTGCGTAGCCGGTCGGAGGCTATTCGTGCATTGAGCGAGGCAGACGTTCTTCTTGATCAAGGCGGAATCACTTTCACCGATGGACGCGAGAAGTTTCTGCTCTACAACATCGCCTCAATTCTTCCGGCGATCAACGTAAGAACCCCCGTTTTCAAATGCGCTCAGGCCGTCGGACCGTTTCGTAATCCTGTGAATCGCTGGGCTTCTCGCACTTTCTTGCCGAAGGTGCGTACCCTCGTCACTCGCGGCAGGATCACTCATGAGTACGCGGAGGGTCTTGGCCTGAGCAATATTGTTGCCGGGGCTGACTACGCATTCTCTCTCGAGCTCGCGGGCACTGAAGCGACTGATGTATCGAGCCAGATCGATCTCACATTCTTCGAGCAGGATGTGGTGGGCGTGTGCCCGAGCGTCGTGCTACAAAAAAAGGTCGACGCGCGGGGCGGCGACTACGTCAGTCAGATGGTCGCCTTTATCGAATACCTTCGAAGCGAGGGAAAGCACGTGATGTTGATCCCTCACAGCGTTCGAACCGGAACAGAGAAGACACACAACAATGACCTGCCGTTGTGCCGTGATATTCACTCACGCCTCCGGCTAGGTGCTGACCTGCTGTTTGTTGATCGTGAGCTTACGTCGCAGCAGCTGAGATTTTTGATCGGGCAGTGCTCGCTTTTCGTCGCCAGCCGATTCCACGCGATGGTCTCCTCGCTCGCGATGGCGGTTCCCACACTCGTTATCGGCTGGAGCCACAAATATCGCGAAGTTCTCGAAATGTTTGAACTCGAGGATTGGGCGTTCGGACACGACAAGCTCACGCTCAAATACCTCACCGAGCGCTTTTCCGAGTTAGATAGTCAGCGCGTGGAGGTCAAGGCAAAACTTGATGCCCGTCTGCCGTCGGTGAAAGCGCGATCGCTCATGCAGGCAGACTTAATTTCTGACATCGTTCAAAAAACCCGTGGTGCACGCGCGTGA
- a CDS encoding lysylphosphatidylglycerol synthase domain-containing protein, translating to MTNNSSPWWRKRALRWGITVLVLAAVGYFFASSLWSNWDQISQKHLDFDWLWIPATLIFALAVPLTGLLWGRMVRVLEPTARVSAAEAIAVQCASWLLKYIPGQIGSVMNKIVWAGKKGVSRSLIVISFVYENVYLQLASIVPSALILLVSLGPRIFGDNATLLLLPLLVLVPLVLILHKPTFRKIVGLAARRILKKDVPERYFLNSAQTLRFFVEFLLPRILNGVGFVLIAITVSRIGPAEWVPFAAAYVLAGAIGILAFFVPSGLGVREAIIVLVLTQYVPVEEAVIISLLARLLSTVGDAIVALIYGGVRRTIPQEYRP from the coding sequence ATGACGAATAATTCATCGCCCTGGTGGCGAAAACGTGCGCTGCGTTGGGGCATCACTGTGCTCGTGCTCGCCGCAGTGGGTTACTTCTTTGCCTCCTCACTGTGGAGCAACTGGGATCAAATCTCGCAAAAGCATCTTGACTTCGACTGGCTATGGATTCCGGCAACGCTGATCTTCGCCCTCGCTGTGCCGCTTACTGGGCTGCTCTGGGGCCGAATGGTGCGTGTACTTGAGCCCACCGCGCGTGTTTCCGCGGCCGAGGCGATAGCCGTGCAATGCGCTTCTTGGCTGCTCAAGTACATTCCTGGCCAAATCGGTTCCGTCATGAACAAAATCGTTTGGGCAGGGAAGAAGGGGGTGAGCCGATCTCTGATCGTCATCTCCTTCGTATATGAGAACGTCTATCTGCAGTTAGCTTCGATTGTGCCCAGCGCACTTATCCTGCTGGTGAGTCTTGGCCCTCGCATTTTTGGTGACAACGCGACGCTCCTCTTGCTTCCCCTGCTCGTGCTCGTGCCCCTGGTACTCATCCTCCATAAGCCGACATTCCGTAAGATCGTCGGACTCGCAGCTCGACGCATCCTTAAGAAAGATGTTCCCGAACGCTACTTTCTCAACTCGGCGCAGACACTCCGGTTCTTCGTGGAATTTCTGCTCCCCAGGATTCTCAACGGGGTCGGTTTCGTACTGATCGCTATCACAGTTTCCCGAATCGGCCCTGCGGAGTGGGTGCCATTCGCCGCCGCCTATGTGCTTGCAGGTGCCATAGGAATACTCGCCTTCTTTGTGCCGAGCGGTCTCGGCGTTCGAGAGGCCATCATCGTTCTTGTTCTCACCCAGTATGTTCCCGTCGAGGAGGCGGTAATCATCAGTCTTCTCGCACGTCTTCTCAGCACCGTCGGTGACGCGATTGTTGCGCTCATCTACGGCGGTGTCCGCCGCACGATTCCTCAGGAGTACCGACCATGA
- a CDS encoding nitroreductase family protein → MLNTLKNIAKDLLAITWIRRIYELVNRIVLESFGSSRFLTHFWYFLSFLTFNREQSAVLRGRRDYYRNKKRDRLSHVELRRNIHRLEKGLIMRPRRDVFARDYITETIEFYEDAVAQQHSAPASMEASEMAWAHDVLTEYFRVSARTDATVEAARERFESTQFIGEFSGKIPHPKEHLSDIEFDALERLVRQRRSVRWFEQKPVPRELFDKALLIARQAPTACNRLPYEFRIFDEPDAVRRVSSIPFGAAGYGDNIPSIVVVVGKLESYFSPRDRHAIYVDSSLAAMQFILGLETLGLSSTVINWPDFEPLERKMQKELKLGLSDRVVMLIAVGYADPEGQVPYSQKKELDTFRRFN, encoded by the coding sequence TTGCTGAATACGCTCAAGAACATCGCGAAGGATCTGCTCGCAATTACATGGATTCGGCGCATCTATGAGCTTGTCAATCGGATTGTCCTCGAATCTTTCGGGTCAAGTCGCTTTTTGACACACTTTTGGTATTTTCTAAGCTTTCTGACTTTCAATCGAGAACAATCAGCGGTGCTGCGTGGCCGTCGCGATTACTACCGCAACAAGAAACGCGATCGACTCTCCCACGTGGAATTGCGCCGCAACATTCATCGCCTTGAGAAGGGCCTCATCATGCGCCCGCGACGCGATGTCTTCGCGCGCGATTACATTACCGAGACCATCGAGTTCTACGAGGACGCAGTGGCGCAGCAGCACTCGGCGCCAGCCTCTATGGAGGCAAGCGAGATGGCATGGGCACATGACGTGCTCACCGAGTACTTTCGGGTCAGCGCTAGAACAGATGCCACAGTAGAAGCTGCGCGGGAGCGATTCGAAAGCACGCAATTCATCGGAGAGTTCAGCGGCAAGATTCCGCATCCGAAAGAGCATCTTTCTGATATCGAATTCGATGCTCTCGAGCGGCTGGTTCGCCAGCGTCGAAGTGTTCGCTGGTTTGAGCAGAAGCCCGTCCCACGGGAGCTCTTCGACAAGGCGCTTCTGATCGCGCGCCAGGCGCCGACCGCCTGCAACCGGCTCCCCTATGAGTTCCGGATCTTTGACGAGCCTGACGCTGTGCGCCGGGTATCGTCCATTCCGTTCGGGGCTGCTGGCTATGGCGACAACATCCCCTCGATCGTCGTTGTCGTTGGAAAGCTGGAGTCGTACTTCAGCCCCCGTGATCGCCACGCGATCTACGTCGACAGTTCCCTCGCCGCGATGCAGTTCATCCTCGGTCTTGAGACTCTTGGGCTCAGCTCCACGGTTATCAACTGGCCCGATTTCGAGCCACTAGAACGCAAGATGCAAAAGGAACTGAAGCTCGGACTTTCGGATCGCGTCGTGATGCTCATCGCCGTGGGGTATGCAGATCCCGAGGGGCAAGTTCCGTATTCGCAGAAGAAGGAACTCGATACCTTCCGCCGATTCAACTAG
- a CDS encoding glycosyltransferase family 2 protein produces MNEEETLPMVLKGIPTHIDGIDEIHILVVDDGSTDATVEVARQLGVEHFVFHTRNMGLARSFRDGVDYALQHGADIVVNTDGDNQYPQERIADLVAPMLRGEADIVIGDRQTKTIEHFSAFKKLMQSVGSRVVNFAAETDLPDAASGFRAYSRESLIRLNVVTQFSYCMETIIQAGNKRLRIFSVPIRTNPKTRESRLFKNIFQHMARSAQAIMRSYVMFKPHALFVSLAVAFFIAAAIPFGRFLVLSWLGVAGSHIQSLVFGSAMLVGGLLSLALIVISDMIRTNRTLLEDSLERVKLLQYSPDRVINPNTSVHEEVAQHPSLPVSMHAAESVIARAERTSDIAGAASTEHAAPQR; encoded by the coding sequence TTGAACGAAGAAGAGACCCTTCCGATGGTCTTGAAGGGGATACCGACTCATATCGACGGTATCGACGAAATCCACATTCTCGTGGTGGATGACGGCTCCACCGACGCGACTGTAGAGGTGGCGCGTCAACTCGGCGTCGAGCACTTTGTCTTCCACACCCGCAATATGGGGCTAGCTCGCTCTTTCCGCGACGGCGTTGATTACGCGCTCCAACACGGAGCCGACATCGTTGTCAACACCGACGGCGACAACCAGTACCCGCAAGAGCGAATCGCGGATCTCGTCGCTCCAATGTTGCGTGGTGAGGCAGATATCGTTATCGGTGATCGCCAGACGAAGACAATCGAGCACTTTTCTGCGTTTAAAAAGCTCATGCAAAGCGTCGGGAGTCGAGTTGTAAACTTCGCGGCTGAAACCGACCTTCCTGATGCCGCGAGTGGGTTTCGCGCTTATTCTCGTGAGTCACTCATTCGGCTCAACGTCGTGACCCAGTTCAGCTACTGCATGGAGACGATCATCCAAGCAGGGAATAAGCGCCTGCGAATCTTTAGCGTTCCGATCCGCACTAACCCCAAGACCCGCGAATCTCGCCTCTTCAAGAATATTTTCCAGCACATGGCCCGCTCCGCTCAAGCGATTATGCGCAGCTATGTGATGTTCAAACCACATGCCCTGTTCGTGAGTCTCGCAGTCGCTTTCTTCATCGCGGCAGCAATTCCTTTCGGGCGGTTTCTTGTTCTCAGCTGGCTAGGAGTGGCAGGAAGCCATATCCAGTCGCTCGTTTTCGGATCGGCCATGCTGGTTGGTGGATTGCTCAGTCTTGCGCTCATCGTAATTTCCGACATGATCCGCACAAATCGCACACTTCTCGAAGATTCTCTCGAGCGTGTGAAGCTGTTGCAATACTCGCCTGACCGAGTCATCAATCCCAATACTTCAGTGCATGAAGAGGTGGCCCAGCATCCGTCATTGCCCGTCAGTATGCACGCAGCCGAGTCGGTTATCGCTCGTGCCGAGCGGACTAGCGATATCGCAGGAGCAGCGTCCACTGAACACGCTGCCCCACAACGCTAG
- a CDS encoding DUF2142 domain-containing protein: MRSSFRAGGSRELSESRQAEPTERAPLLVWVLTAALVFICATWSILTPPLLAPDETSHLSSVLRVADDLSWPDPGEARIPEYVTMLGEERQLAPEDRSVLSDLAAQHPDASDRLDQMTQHPPLYYVIAAGVVKIFGAEDWRWDQAALLVRLLGAILAAPLVWLAWSATRTLTRSRKAGILAAMAIFLVPGLAQMLGVANNDTFAILVGSIVAWLSIKILCGDRRRSVLLGLGVAFGLAGLAKGTLLAYGILVVLVLLFGAGHPRAWPQRLWQTAWPLLVSLVFGQWWWIRNLVLFGTLQPYGYLLSDTTWAPGTGPSIGDFIDEMWRVTPATFWGWFGRVNAPLPQILVDFATVTCIVLVLTGMLRRKKTLRTAAILVSPILISAVLMLRVSWGAYAETTAYRGMHGRYFYPFIVLVLALAALALSNIVRERSARTALALGTIAASVAMAFFGLAVSGIYFYGDDLWAQWRSALTKWIFHSSSLPAGTTTVIAGLACALLITGAVMSVRAILVSPEDREQRELAG; this comes from the coding sequence ATGCGATCTTCATTCCGTGCCGGCGGCTCAAGGGAGCTCAGCGAATCCCGCCAGGCCGAGCCGACAGAGCGGGCACCGCTGCTCGTCTGGGTGCTGACGGCCGCACTCGTTTTTATTTGCGCGACCTGGAGCATTCTCACCCCGCCGTTGCTCGCCCCTGATGAGACATCACATCTATCGAGCGTGCTACGTGTTGCGGACGACCTGTCGTGGCCCGACCCGGGCGAAGCGCGAATCCCAGAATACGTAACGATGCTCGGTGAGGAGCGGCAGCTTGCGCCCGAGGATCGAAGCGTACTGAGCGACCTCGCCGCCCAGCATCCCGATGCCAGCGACCGACTTGATCAGATGACGCAGCATCCTCCGCTTTACTACGTGATCGCTGCAGGTGTCGTCAAGATATTCGGCGCTGAGGACTGGCGATGGGACCAGGCAGCGCTGCTCGTGAGACTGTTGGGGGCGATACTAGCGGCACCTCTGGTGTGGCTAGCATGGAGCGCTACGCGAACACTCACGCGATCTCGAAAAGCAGGCATCTTAGCGGCGATGGCGATATTTTTGGTTCCGGGATTGGCTCAAATGCTCGGCGTCGCGAACAACGACACGTTCGCGATTCTGGTCGGGTCTATCGTGGCGTGGCTGAGCATAAAGATCCTCTGTGGTGATCGCAGGAGATCCGTACTTCTTGGCCTCGGAGTCGCTTTTGGTCTGGCGGGCCTGGCGAAGGGCACCCTTCTCGCTTATGGAATCTTGGTTGTGCTGGTCTTACTCTTCGGCGCAGGCCATCCTCGCGCATGGCCACAACGGCTATGGCAAACAGCGTGGCCATTGCTTGTGTCGCTCGTTTTCGGACAGTGGTGGTGGATCCGAAATCTTGTATTGTTCGGGACGCTCCAGCCCTACGGATATCTCCTTAGTGACACGACCTGGGCTCCGGGTACGGGCCCCAGCATCGGAGACTTTATCGACGAGATGTGGCGTGTGACACCGGCCACTTTCTGGGGCTGGTTTGGACGCGTAAACGCTCCCCTACCCCAGATTCTTGTAGATTTCGCCACAGTCACGTGCATCGTTCTGGTACTCACTGGAATGCTTCGACGCAAGAAAACACTGCGCACTGCGGCGATACTTGTTTCGCCGATCTTGATCAGTGCGGTTCTCATGCTGCGAGTGAGTTGGGGTGCGTACGCAGAAACAACTGCGTACAGAGGTATGCACGGCCGGTACTTCTATCCCTTTATCGTTTTGGTTCTCGCACTCGCAGCGCTTGCGCTGTCAAATATTGTGCGCGAGCGATCAGCCCGAACGGCGCTAGCTCTCGGGACAATTGCCGCGTCAGTCGCTATGGCCTTCTTCGGACTCGCCGTCTCAGGGATCTACTTTTATGGCGACGACCTTTGGGCCCAGTGGCGCAGCGCCCTTACAAAGTGGATCTTTCATAGTTCCTCGCTCCCCGCGGGCACGACCACAGTAATCGCCGGCTTGGCGTGCGCCTTGCTCATCACGGGCGCGGTCATGTCGGTGCGCGCGATTCTTGTGTCGCCAGAAGACCGCGAACAACGAGAGTTGGCCGGGTGA